In the genome of Cynocephalus volans isolate mCynVol1 chromosome 10, mCynVol1.pri, whole genome shotgun sequence, the window GCCCCTTGGCCTCCATTCATGGATCAATAGGATAGGGTTGGGGGCAGTGAGGTAGGCAGGCCCCTGGGAGACCTGGGCAGGGTCTCTCTCTGGCCTCAAAGGGAGGGGTCTGTCTGGAGACGTCCCTGCCTCAACCAAGGAGCAGATGACTCCATGGTTACAGCTTCTGCAGTCGCCATCTGGGGCAGAGAAGGGTCCAGTGCTACACCTCTCCGGGGCAGCCCAACCCGAGTCCACGCAtcctttttccaggctcctctttCTTGGTCCACCCGGACCCAGACCCTGGGTCTgagccccaccccacctccaaccCTGCCGGTCATCACCAATATCGCTACGATCACGAAGACCACCTGGAGCCTGGCAGCTCCAGAGGAGACACTGAGGACGCTGGGGGCTGCCGGTCCCTCCTCTGGCAGCCACACCAGCCTGGCTGCGGCCACTTAATTTCCAGCTTGTGTGTCATCTTGTGGTGATTTATGGCTCCTCAGGGGCTCCTGGCTGTGAAATCACTTTGTATCTGTCCATCGGTGGCCACCCAGCCAGCTGCAGCCTGGACCAGGTCCCCGACACCTCAGCCTCCTCCTGTAAGTCCCCTAGTGCAGAGCCCGTAGGCCACGGGGGCAGGCCCCACCGTCTTGACCCTGACACTGCAGGCCCAGGGAAGGCCCCGCACTGACTGCACACAGTAGGCGCTCACTGAGTGCTCACTAGGGACGCTGACATTGACATGGGAGATGCAGTGTTTGTCTGatactcttcctttctttttggtggctggccggtacggggatccgaacatGGGACCTTAGCGTTGAAAGGCTGCCCTGTAACCCACCGAGCTGAGGCTCTTTTCTGATCACATAGCTTCTGCGTAAGTATCTATACAGCATTCGTTCATTTGgtgagcatttattgagtgcctactgtgtgccaggcatgctcTAGGTGCTGGGAACCAGCAGTGACCAAGACAGACAAAACTCCCTGCCGGCTGGGAGCTGGCCGTCTAATGGCGGAGACGGACGAGAAACAAGATAAATGAAGGAAATACAGGGTACACCTAAGGTGATAAATAAATgccaaagggaaaagaaaactggGGGAGTGGGGGTGCAGCCGCGAGGGGACATGGGCGAGCGTGCACGGGCCAGGACCGAGGCCTGGAGGTGGGAACGCTGGAGAGCAGGATTGTCCTGGAGTGTCCCCGAGGGAGAAGGGGACGTCAGCGGGAGGCCTGGGGAGGGACGTACCACTGGCTGCTTGAGGTGGGGGAGCCACGGGGGCTCCGGTCCAGCTCGGGACTGTCCGACCCCCAAGGCAGGTGGTCCCTGTCCAGACCTGAGGGTGAGCGGTGAGGCCCCCCCCCCGGGCAGTCGGGCTGTTTGGAGCAGAGGGCGGGGGCCTGGGGGCTTTTCCTCAAGTGCAGATGCAGACAGGGTCACTGAGGCTCAGGCGGAGGGGCTGTGCATCCTGGGACTGGGGGACACGTTCCCCAAACCAAGATGGCCAGAGTCTGAAGTGGGAGACACAGCCCTACCCTGGGGAGTCTAAGCGGGGAGGCAGAGCTCCATCCCCCAATCTTTGTCAGGGTCCTGGGGAGCCTCAGgactcccctgccccctccagcctCCTCCGGCCCCCTGCCCGCAATGGGGCACCGAGGCGGCAGTAACCAGCTGCAGGAGGGAAATCACTTCCTTCTGGAACCTCCCGGCTGGAAAAGACTCTGCACAGGACCCGAATACCGATGGCCGCCCCCAGGGCCTTCAGGAGCCGGTGTCAGGGTCTCGCTGCAGCTGGGGTGGGGCTGTGGGGTCACTAGTTGTGCCTAGAGGTCCCCACACCCTGCAGGGTGGTGGTCCCCGAGGCAGCAACTGGTGGCTGGTGAGGGGACAGGGGGAAGTTACTGAGAGACCCAGGCCCAAAATGCATGTGTCTGGCTtcacgggggtgggggggcacaCAGTTGCAGGTGCAGGCCCAGGGCTGTGCACACGTGTATGCACGTGTCTGTGCATGTGGCTGGTGACAGGTTCCAGGGAGACTCCctactgtgggccaggcactcATCCCGATGATGACCAAGACAGGTCCAGCCTCTGCCCTTTGGGGTCCAAGCCCATGGGGGCGACAGACAAGGGGCCTGACAGCAAGATTGTACTGAGAGGAGCCCCTTGGCTGGGGAAGTCAAAAGGTGGTGTCTGACCTGAATCTGAAGGTGCTGAGGGACAGCGCCGAGTGGCGATCTGTAGAAAGGACTTCCCAGGCAggaggaacagcatgtgcaaaggccctggggtgggacaAAACTACTGTTTTTGTGTTGATCCATTTGAAGTCACCTTTTGTGTTACAACTTTgtctcaaaaacaataaaattgtcaTAACAGCAAAAAGGTGGAAACATCCCAAGTGTTCATCAGCCGGTGAATGGACACACACAGTGTGGTCCATCCACACACAGGAACATCACTCAGCCACGAACAGGaacgaggctctgacacacgctgccacgtggatggaccttgaacacGTCACActcagtgacagacgccagacacacaaggccacacagtgtgtgactccatttacatgaaatgcccAGAACAGGCCAATCcgcagagacagaaagtggagtcGTGGTTGccgggggttgggggaggggatggggagtgaccACTGATGAAGACGGGGTTTCTTTTCGGggtgatggaatgttctggaactagaggTGGTGCTTGCACAAGTCTGTGAATGTGCTAAAATCCCCGCAATTGTACTTTAAGTGGATGGATATTGttctatgtgaattatatctcaataaacctgTCACGTTTTTAATAGTAACACCGAAGTTCGCGGCTAAGACTCTGTCCCCGTGGCCAGGTTGGAGAGCTTGTGcgtggggggctgggggtgggtggatTGGGGAGATCACCCccctccctctctgagcctcgggaTCCTCCTCTGGGGTGTGGGGGATCCCCAGGGCCTCCCCCCATGGTGCTCAGCACGGGTGGGCGTCCGTCCATCCGTCCACCCGCcgctgggcaggggcagggtgggCACACACAAGGGTCTTTGTGCGGCTCACGGGCCTCATTAGGAAGCAGCCCCTGTCGCCGGGCCCAGCACAGCTGAATTAATTAGCTGACAGCGTTCCCTCTCGGCTAATTGTGCCCAAGACGCTGCAGTCACGGCGGGTGGGATGCAGCTGACGCTCGGTTGCAAGGACCCCTGTCCCTCAGACGGGTAACCCCCAGCCTCTCTGTGCATCAGTATCCTCCATCTGGGGGCTTGGCTGGGGTGAAGGCCCCTGGGACCCCAGAATCCACAGACATGCCTTTTGCAAAGCAAGAAGGGGATTCAGAGATGACAGACCAACCCCCACCTTGGCCTGGggcacatggggaaactgagtcacgcATCAGTGGAGCTTGGCAACGGAGATGTCACAGAATCTGATTGGATCTCGAGATCCACCACGGATCCTGAgcccccctgcactccaaacacaaACGAGGGCTGGTGGCCTCAGCCAGTCCTGGGCCCCAGGGATTCTGCCTTGCTCAGGCATGCCAGGTAGTGGCCACTTAtaagcacctgctgtgtaccCAGAGCTGGCCACCCACAGCCGTGTTTCTGCTCCAGGGCGGAAGGAGGGTGTTCCCATGGCCCAGAGGGGGAAACAGACCCACGATGGTTATGAAGGACATGGTGCCCCATAAATGCTAGTTCCAAGGCCTGGCCCCAAAACAAAGCATGAAACCATGAATCGCAGCTTCTCCGTGAGGCCTGGGCCCCCAATGTTCCTCAAGACGCCCCCTCTCCAGGCCGACTCCAGACCCACCTCCAAATTCTTAGCGTAAAGCTCTCCTGCAACACGTCCACGGCCCCAGACCCGCGCCTTTTGAGGTTTATgctcattttattataaaaaaatacagaatccaAAGTTGATCGTGACGGAAGGAGGGGAGGCCCAGTCGCCAGCTCCAGGCGTGGCAACGCCGCCCACCCCGCCGACCCCCTACAAAAGCCCCCCGCCCGCCCACGCCCACCTCCTGGCGGCCGtacacaatatatatttatatgtcatATCTATAAAACACAGAGTCAGGAAAGGCGGGCAGAAATATGAAATCTGTATAAACGCAATGTCTCGTTCATGAAAGTGTCTTCGGGGAGAGGTTCCCTTTCTTTTTGGTAGTGGTTCCTTCCCGCCctctttattttgtcctttttttttttttttttttcttagaaacgTTATTGGGTCACGGAGTTGGGGGGCAGGTCGGGGGGGGGGGCTCCGACAGATGAAACGAGCTTATTGCAAAATGCAGCCTCTACCCTAAAatctccacccaccccacccccgccaaaaTAAAAGACCCGACAGGGCTGAGCAGAGCGAGAACGTTCCAGTCCGTCCGCAggaacacaggaaaaataaagcacagtAAATGCTTGCTGGCTCTATTTACAGGAATATAACGTCTTCGCAGCCTGGGAgaggctggggggcggggggctccTCTGCACTGGCGGAAGCGGTTTCTATGGAGGCGGGAAGGGACTCCACGGTGGTGGCCGCCAGGAGCAAGAGGTGGGGCTGCGGGGTCTCCCGGAGCAGTTAGGGACACTCACCATTTGCCCCATTGGGCTCACTCTCGACTGTGTTGGGGCCTCTGGGGGGCCCTCGGTGGGTTCCAGCTGGACCCGACAAGTGGGgtgcagagcagagagaagcGGCTAGACCAGGTGTCAGCGACCCCGCCCCCCCATCCATTCTGTTTCCTCCCCAAAGTCACCAGCAACAGCAgggaataaattaaattaaaaactcaagTCTTTTCTGTTCCAACCGTGAAAAAtacactaagaaaaaataaaactgccgaGAGGTTCTCAGGTTCCCGGTGCCCCTGGAGGAGATGGCTAGGCCCGGAAGCCCCTTGGGGCACGGGGGCCCCTCGGCTGTCCCTCCCTGGGGCCTGCACAGGGGCAGGTGGACAGCCCCCTGCCCAGCGGGGCAGCACCAGTGGAGAAAGGAGCAGCGTCTCTATTTGGTCTCGGAGGCGTGGGGACCGTGGCCAGATCCTGAGGGCCAAGGTCAGGCGGTCCAGGTGCGGCTGTCCAGGTGCGGCTGTCCAGGTGGGGCCGGCGTCCCAGGGCCAGGACTAGGAGCCCAGGAGTGTCCAGAGTACAGGGACGGTGCTGAGGAAGAGGCGGCCGCTGCCCAGGCTGCTGCATGAGTTATTGCTGGTGAAGATGGGCTCAGGGGCCTCGTACAGGGTCTCATCTCGGGGGGACACAGAGGCAGGAGGGTGAGTGGGTGGTGCAGACCCCTCCTGGGATCCCCAGGTGCGCCTGGCCTCAGCATGCACATCTGTGCAAtgggctccccaccccaccaagcAGGTTCTCAGAGGGCCACTCGCTGCCCAGTCGGGTCCCGGATCCCATGTCCCCTCCTCCCTAGTGTGGTGGCCCCACCCCCTTGCCTGGCTCCCTGATAGCGACCTGAAGTCCTTAAACATCTCAACTGAATGGTATTGGGTGCCAGTCGGGGCTGAGCCTCCAAGCACAGAGTGTAGCAAACAGTAGGCCCCCAAGAAACGTGTGCTTGGTGCTGGGCGTGGTCCCTAAGCTGCTGGGAGTCCCCCACTTCTCTCAGGCTGTGACTGTGATGTCCCAAGGGCGCAGAACACAAGACCCTCCGGTCCCTCCTGAGGACTTCTCTGATGCCCACTCTCCGGGCAAAGGACTTCCGCTTTCTCTCTGAAAGGTCTGAAATgtttgcagatgtggaaactgaggctgggggcagggctgAGGTTGTGGGGCTTCCGAGGCTGTGCTGTGACCACACCTGCCCCCTGGTCTTCTGACCGCTCCTTGGTTCTGTGGGTTTAGGACACAGGGGTGGGGGCCTACATCCTGCCCGTCCCCTGAGCACTTACTGGTCGGCCGCACGTAAACTTTCAGCCGCAGGCAGGGCCGGTCCACGGCATTGGGTGGCGTGGCAGCTGGAAGAGAGGGGGTGGGGGTCGGTGAGGCAGGGGGTCTCGGTATCCAAGGCCTGTGGGGCTGCAGTCTGCTTCCCCACGTTGGTGACCCAGCCCTGACCCAAGGTGGGGGGATCCACCCTAAAACTCCTAGTCATACGTCAAAGCCCCAGACGCAACGCCCCGTTTCCTGACAGTCCTCCTGCACAGCCCCCCGCCGCTCCCTCTGCCCAACGCTGACCCCAGAGGCTACGCACGTCTGTGTCATTGTCCTGCCCTGTGTTACCCAGGGGCAGCAGAGTGAGGCTAGgaagtgataaataaaaatacacttgttaaaagtaaaaaaataataaattaaaaaaagggaTTCAGCCACATAATtgacctgggttcagatccctgctcTGGGTGCCTGTGGGCAAGTCCCCTCCtctctggcacacagcaggtgctctgGAAACCATGATTTCCATCTGGGAGGGACCCAGGGTGCCGGTCACGTGGAGGCAGAAGCCACATTAGGTTCTGAGGCCGGAGATTGCACCGTTATTCCGCCCGCTCCTTGGCCCACGTGGCACCCGGGCGGCGGGGCTTCTGCGGTGTCAGGATGAGTCGGGGGCGGGGGCCAGGCCCGACCCCGCTGGGCTGTGCACGCGCGTGAGCGGGGGGACACGTGTGCGCCCCACACGGGACGTGGTCGGGCTGTCCCTGCCGGGCGCAGGGACCCCGGTGGCCTGTCGCTCGGCAGCCGCCACCTCTGCCCGCCCCCCAGAAGCCCCTCATGGTGGGAGATGAAGATAAAAAGCACGTAACCAAAATAACATTCGTCACAGAGATAGGACGAATAATTACAGTCATTATCTTTATGAAACTCCCgtctcagaaagaaaaatgtcatttttcttataTTACGGGGACTTAATTTAAACACCTTCTCCTGGCTTCCCCCCACCGTTTCTTCCCTGAATTaaaaggaaacaatccaaatagagcagagaaaggaggaaatggggaCTTGTAAAGTTTAATGTGACACAGCGGGGAGCCGGGTGGCGGGTTCCTCCCCGCGGCCCCACTCCCCATCTGCCCGCGATGCTGAGAAATGTGGACCCCCACGCCACGACGGAGGCACGGAGGCCAAGGTGGGCTGCCCCGTTCCCCCATCTCAGGGTGGGCAATGCCTGGACCCCCGTATTCCTGGCCAAGTTCATGGAGAGGAAGGGGCTGCCCAGGTTGTGGCCGAGTCAGGACTCGCACCTGGGCCTGGCTGCTGCGTTTCCCTGGCATTCTACGGAGAGGAAAGGGCCAGCGCGGACCCTGAAGGTGCAGCCGGGACGGGGGCAGCCTCCCCTCAGCCCAGCCTGGGTGTCCCCGTGGCTGCCACCCACCAACCTTTAAACAAACAGCCCACCCTTCTGGGGAGGCCGGGAGCCCAGCGGTGCTGGGGGAGGGCCCGTGAGACCCCTGCCTGGTCCTGGGTGAGGCTGGGACAGAAGGTGGGTTTGGCCACACTCCCTCCAGTGCTGGGCTCCagatgcctcagtttccctcctcaGTGCACCGGGGGGTGGGCGCCCCTGTTCTCAGTTGGGTCCATCAGCTCGGCCAGCCCGGAGGCCGAGTGGTCTGAGCTGGAGGCTGAGGTCACAGACGAGGTCAcgatcgtgtgtgtgtgtgtgtgtgtgtgtgtgtgtgtgtgtgtgtgtgtgtgtgtgtgtgtgtgtgtgtgtgtgtgtcctcagccctgctctgagcctcagtttccccatgtgcgAAGGGTGGATGCTGACGGACAGTCTCGGCCTCCCAGGCTCTCCGGATGACCACCGGGGAACTTGGCACCCGGCAACCGCGGCCCCCGCCCCGTGCCCCGGGCCCGCCACTCACAGATGTAGTAATACTCGTGGCCCGGGCGGAACTCAAAGCCCAGGGAGAAGGGCGTGAAGAGCTGGAACTTCTCGGAGAACTTGAGCGGCCCCCCGGGCGCCGCGGGCCGGTTGCACTCCCAGCGCTTGAAGCCACGCTGCCGGTGGTCGCAGGACGCGTGGCCCTCGCCGTTGACCATGTACAGCACGTAGTGCTCCATGCGCTCGGCGGGTGGCAGCGGCGTCCCGTAATGTGGGCAGTAGATGTCCAGGTAGTCATTGATGCTGACCTCCACCGTGTAGCCGCCGCCGTCGTCCGCGCCACCCGCGTGGAACCTGCGGGGCAGGGGCGGTCAGCGACGGGGATGGACAGTCCGTGCACGGAGAGCTCCAGGGTCAGAACCCACAGTCCCCTGCCTGGCACCTCCCTGGCCTCAGCGTCCCCAGCTGTGCCACAGCAGGGCCGAGGAACAGGGGTGCACCCGGGCAGGCTGACATCTGGACCCCACTGCACACACAGGCCAAGCGGGGGTCCTGACTCTGCGCCTCCGCAGGAGCCGCCTCCTCCACCAGGAGGTCCCCACCCAGAAACGTGCTGCCGATCGTCCACGCCCCCTCCTccagccagccccccaccctGCACACACCCTTCCCCAGCTCCACCTGCCAAAGAGGACCAGGGCAGTGTGGGGGACACTGGCCAGGTGTGCCGGGTCCCTGTGGGGCAAGCTCTGCCTTtatcccagcctcagtttcctggcaGGGGTGTGGCTTGGAGTGAAGGACCTCGGCTCCCCCGGGCAGCTACCAAGGGTTACACCCACTGCCCAGCTCAGAGGTGCCCTGGGCTCGGCCCCCAGCCTCACCCCTTCTGTCCAGCATGACCCAGCTGGTCCCTTGCCCCCTCTGAGCATCTCGAACCCTGACCCTGAGTCTTCCCTCCTGAGCCACGGAATCCAGCAGCTGCCCCTCCAACCTCCAGGGCACCCCACCAGGATCCTCCATGCCTGACACCTCGTTTCCCCCTGGCCCTGCCTTGTCTGTCGTGGATGGAGGTCAGCTGAGGGAGGGACCGGCAGCTCCCCCTCCATCTCTGCATCTCTGCCTCGGGCTACAGCCGCAGGAACCCTTAGATCTCCAGGATGTGGTCCCCGGGGTCCCTGTCGTGTAGACGCGGCCCGGACAGAGGGGGGTGCGAGGGGGGGCCCTGAGAGGGGCTTATTAGCACATAAAAGGCCTGAGCAGGGATGGATGGGGCAGGCGGGCTCACCCACGcagctcctgcctcctccctcccgcACAGgccggggaaactgaggcccagcaaggGTCGGCAGCAGAGAGGGCGCGAGAGGGCGCAGGctgctcccaccccagccctgccagtgCCTCTGTGCCCACTGCGCCAGCCGCCACCGCCGCCTGCAGGAGGGAGCCTGCCGC includes:
- the EFNA2 gene encoding ephrin-A2, translated to MARARRPLLPLLPLLLLLRPPLARAEDAARANADRYAVYWNRSNPRFHAGGADDGGGYTVEVSINDYLDIYCPHYGTPLPPAERMEHYVLYMVNGEGHASCDHRQRGFKRWECNRPAAPGGPLKFSEKFQLFTPFSLGFEFRPGHEYYYISATPPNAVDRPCLRLKVYVRPTNETLYEAPEPIFTSNNSCSSLGSGRLFLSTVPVLWTLLGS